ATTCAGTAGATGACTTAAAAGGGAAAAAAATTCGATTTGCAGGGTTAGCTGGAGAAGTCATGAAAAAATCAGGCGCCTCCGTAGTTTTATTAAGTGGTGGTGACATTTACCCCAACTTAGAACGAGGCGTGATTGATGGTACAGAATTCTCCATGCCAGCCATTGATGCAGCCATGGGGTTTGAAAAAGTAGCTAAATACTACTATCTACCAGGCTGGCATCAGCCAGCAGCCATCACCGAGTTGATCATCAACAAACGTAAATGGGATAGCATGACAAAAACTCAGCAAACACTGATTGAGGATACTTGCAAAGAAACCCAACTTTGGACTGTTATGTCAACCACACAAGATAATGCTCTTGCCATTGAGAAATTCAAAGCCGCAGGCACACAAATCAAATCCTTCCCTCCTGCCGTGCTAGAGGCCTTTAAAGCTTCAACAAAAGAAGTCATGGATGAGCAAGCAAATAAAGATGCCGACTTTAAACGAACTCTAGAGTCTCTTCGAACTTATCAAGAAAAAACCGCTCTTTGGAGCGAATACCGCGGCAGCTAAATCTTGAGGGAGCCGTGACCTTTGCTGCTCCCTTCATTCTCTTTGAAACATTAGGTACAACCTATGACAGGTATTTTTGTGTCACTCAAAATTGAGCAGTTATCTCGTACGGTTGGTAAAGTCGGATCGTTATTTCTTCCTTTACTCATTCTCACCATATTGCTCAATGTCGTTTTACGCTATGTATTTAATATAGGCTTAGTAGAACTAGAAGAAGTACAGTGGCACTTAAATGCCATTGTGGTCATGTCCTGCTTAGCATATACCTACCAATCAGATGAGCATGTTCGTGTTGACCTAATTCGTAACCGCCTCAGTCCAAAAAAACTAGCCATTGTTGAAATACTCGGCATTGTCTTTTTGTTACTCCCTTTTGTGTATTTGGTTGCTTGGCACGCTTGGGGCAACGCCGCCTATTCCTGGTCATTAAGAGAAGGTTCACCTATGCCATCAGGTTTACCTGCCCGATATATTATTAAAGCCATCATGGCGCTTGGCCTAAGTTTACTAGCACTACAAGCCTTCGCCATGTTGATAAAAAGCCTTTCTATTCTCTTTTCAAATGGCCATTCCGACGCAAAAGATCAGGTATAACACATGAGCGCTTTATTCGTTTTTTTATTGTTTGCAAGCTTTATGCTTATTCTTTTCTCAGGGTATCCTGTTGCTTTTGTACTTGGCGGCGTGGGCGTTTTATTTGCCGTTTTGGGCAGCTTTCTCGCGGATTTTGGGTATTATGATGTTGCAGAGTTAAGAAGCATTTCCTTTGTGGCTAACCGTCTGTTTGCCACCATCTCCAGCTACTCATTGATTCCCATGTCGATGTTTATCTTTATGGGCTACATGTTAGATCGTTCGGGCATTGCTGAGCGCTTAATCATTGCTATGCGTAAAATATTCGGCAATACACCGGGAGGCCTTGCCATAGCTGTGGTCATTATCGGTGTTGTTTTAGCCGCTTCGACAGGCATTATTGGCGCTTCCGTTGTTCTGCTATCCACCATTGCTTTACCCACCATGTTTCAAGCTGGCTATGCACGTTGGATAAGCGCAGGAACGGTAGGAGCAACAGGTTGTCTAGGGATACTCGTGCCGCCATCAATTATGTTGGTTGTCATGGGCGATCAATTGCGCATTCCCGTTGGGGACTTGTTTATGGGTGCCATCATACCGGGGCTATTATTAGCCAGCTGCTTTATTATATTTTTGTTAGTCTTTGCTCTACTCTTCCCCAAAGCCATGCCAGCTTTTCAGTCAGCACAAGAAAGCAAGCTGTCAACTTTGGCGGTCGTCAAAGAAATTTTCTTCGCTTTGCTCGCGCCTTTGGCATTGGTAATTGCTGTTCTTGGCTCCATCATTGCTGGCATTGCATCACCTACCGAAGCGTCAGGCATAGGCGCTGCCGGTGCGACACTCCTAGCAGTGAGTTCAGGAAAACTTAACTGGGAAGACTTGCGACAAGTATGTTACAAAACAGGTCGATCCGTCGCCTTTTTATACGCTCTCATCTTTGGCGCATCATGTTTTTCCGTTGTATTAAGAGGTTATGGCGGGGATGAAGTCATCGAAAGCGCGTTGCATGCCTTACCATTAAGTCCCGAAGGTATTCTCTTCTTGGTGATTTTTTTAGTGTTTTTACTCGGTTTTTTCTTAGACTGGATGGAAATCGTATTAATTATTGCGCCATTGGTCATGCCAATTTTGATTAACTTTGGCTTTGACCCAGTTTGGGTTGCGATACTGATGGCGCTTTGTCTGCAAACCTCCTTCCTCACCCCCCCAGTTGGCATGGCACTATTTTATACCCAAAGTGCAGCGCCCTCTTTGCGTATGAGAGAAATTTACAAAGGAGCCATTCCTTTTGTCAGTTTACAGCTCCTGGT
The window above is part of the Marinomonas sp. THO17 genome. Proteins encoded here:
- a CDS encoding TRAP transporter substrate-binding protein is translated as MSRKSIIASLFSSIAMLGAANSIASPVRLDIQSAWPLSLPASGQSAQHFTDKIKETAGDELRVKLYSAGKLVPSLEIFDAVQQGSLDAGYTSPLYVAGRFPALQLFGGVPFGPSALSYLDWVYNGGGLDIWRDIYAKQGVMTLPCGLMDSEAGGWYNFEINSVDDLKGKKIRFAGLAGEVMKKSGASVVLLSGGDIYPNLERGVIDGTEFSMPAIDAAMGFEKVAKYYYLPGWHQPAAITELIINKRKWDSMTKTQQTLIEDTCKETQLWTVMSTTQDNALAIEKFKAAGTQIKSFPPAVLEAFKASTKEVMDEQANKDADFKRTLESLRTYQEKTALWSEYRGS
- a CDS encoding TRAP transporter small permease subunit — encoded protein: MTGIFVSLKIEQLSRTVGKVGSLFLPLLILTILLNVVLRYVFNIGLVELEEVQWHLNAIVVMSCLAYTYQSDEHVRVDLIRNRLSPKKLAIVEILGIVFLLLPFVYLVAWHAWGNAAYSWSLREGSPMPSGLPARYIIKAIMALGLSLLALQAFAMLIKSLSILFSNGHSDAKDQV
- a CDS encoding TRAP transporter large permease subunit, which gives rise to MSALFVFLLFASFMLILFSGYPVAFVLGGVGVLFAVLGSFLADFGYYDVAELRSISFVANRLFATISSYSLIPMSMFIFMGYMLDRSGIAERLIIAMRKIFGNTPGGLAIAVVIIGVVLAASTGIIGASVVLLSTIALPTMFQAGYARWISAGTVGATGCLGILVPPSIMLVVMGDQLRIPVGDLFMGAIIPGLLLASCFIIFLLVFALLFPKAMPAFQSAQESKLSTLAVVKEIFFALLAPLALVIAVLGSIIAGIASPTEASGIGAAGATLLAVSSGKLNWEDLRQVCYKTGRSVAFLYALIFGASCFSVVLRGYGGDEVIESALHALPLSPEGILFLVIFLVFLLGFFLDWMEIVLIIAPLVMPILINFGFDPVWVAILMALCLQTSFLTPPVGMALFYTQSAAPSLRMREIYKGAIPFVSLQLLVLLIVAWHPFLVTWLLDR